A genomic region of Scyliorhinus canicula chromosome 4, sScyCan1.1, whole genome shotgun sequence contains the following coding sequences:
- the ebna1bp2 gene encoding probable rRNA-processing protein EBP2 — MAQDRQSDSDSEGSELSDSELQDAFAKGLLKPGLNVVEESEKQYANNVVGLKQCLEDFKQDIQWVERLDMTNDPAADIIAIAEGKSVTQERSDIDPDDDFQREMFFYRQAQATVLDALPRLQRLKIATKRPDDYFAEMAKSDQQMQKIREKMLSKKIAMEKSEKAKQLRALRKYGKKVQVEVIQQRQKEKKAMMTAVKKYQKGLSDKLDFLEGDKVSSKAKNEGGEGSAARIAPQKKGINAKRKFKNDRFGFGGKKSGLKWNTKDSHNDVSSFRSKIAHSKKSGFGKGGRKNANKRPGKRNRQKMKNKAR; from the exons ATGGCCCAGGATCGGCAATCAGACTCTGACAGCGAAGGATCCGAGTTGTCCGACTCGGAG CTTCAAGATGCATTTGCAAAGGGCTTACTCAAACCTGGTTTGAACGTAGTGGAAGAGTCGGAGAAACAATATGCCAACAACGTG GTTGGGTTGAAACAATGCTTGGAAGATTTCAAGCAAGACATACAGTGGGTGGAGAGGCTTGACATGACGAATGAcccagctgctgacatcatagcAATTGCTGAAGGAAAATCGGTAACACAGGAACGTTCAGATATTGACCCAGATGATGACTTCCAACGTGAGATGTTCTT TTATCGCCAAGCACAGGCAACTGTGTTAGATGCATTGCCTCGCCTCCAGCGACTGAAAATTGCAACAAAGAGACCAGATGACTACTTTGCTGAGATGGCCAAGTCAGACCAGCAAATGCAGAAG ATTCGAGAAAAAATGTTATCGAAGAAGATCGCCATGGAAAAGTCTGAAAAGGCTAAACAGCTCCGAGCATTGCGAAAATATGGCAAAAAg GTTCAGGTAGAAGTTATACAGCAAcggcaaaaagaaaaaaaagccatGATGACAGCAGTGAAAAAGTACCAGAAAG GACTCTCTGACAAACTGGATTTCCTCGAGGGTGATAAGGTTTCTTCAAAAGCAAAGAATGAAGGTGGAGAGGGATCAGCGGCTAGAATTGCACCGCAGAAGAAAGG AATAAATGCAAAGAGAAAATTCAAAAATGACAGGTTCGGGTTTGGAGGGAAGAAAAGTGGCCTGAAGTGGAACACCAAAGACAGTCACAATGATGTCTCCAGCTTCAGATCAAAAATTGCACATTCCAAAAAGAGTGGTTTTGGAAAAGGAGGCAGAAAGAATGCAAAT AAACGTCCTGGCAAAAGGAATCGACAGAAGATGAAAAACAAAGCACGATAA